A window of the Nibribacter ruber genome harbors these coding sequences:
- a CDS encoding serine hydrolase domain-containing protein, with amino-acid sequence MLHSRKGRFLQLGFLFLLTGIGFAGASKEESPVKKNLTWWQQQKEAKRSTVLLNNQTNAVPILNLEQKIASLSLGASQSILFDSLLNKYTTVTSLNGESLAKDTLTLGLAGYLAPYKKVIVQIPAEELQYLPNLSLLKRLQAQRKLLLAVYGKKELLPLADAIMAPMVWTEEESPASAHYVAQIFFGGTAAQAKLDRTYSQKYQQGLGATTQISRLTYGVPEELGINSSDLQQPIDAIVGEAIQQKATPGAVVMVVKDGTVIFNKAYGSHTYDNSEPTQVDDIFDLASLTKTSASTVALMQLYDHKKVDLNAPLGTYIPSVGQTNKASLKVKQVLLHESGLPAGVSLPVGAQDLQKSPSEQFSVQLADSLFLSKDYFKEVLWPRMVQSKLQTPGKYVYSDLTMYFMKEVIERQAKAPLQEYVQQEFYAPLGMQTAGYLPLLRFEKSRIVPTEKDTYFRKTLLQGYVHDGGAARVGGIAGHAGLFGTANDMAILHQMLLNKGSYGNQQYISPETVELFTSRQSSVSRRGLGFDRWDPDTSKHYPSQLASSQTYGHTGYTGTCVWVDPARNLVYIFLSNRVYPSVSNKLNTLKIRPRIQDAIYKALDKANPTADMGS; translated from the coding sequence ATGTTGCATTCACGTAAAGGCCGGTTCTTACAACTGGGTTTTCTCTTCTTACTAACCGGAATTGGTTTTGCGGGCGCTTCAAAAGAAGAAAGCCCCGTCAAGAAGAACCTCACGTGGTGGCAACAGCAGAAAGAAGCCAAGCGCAGCACGGTGTTGCTGAACAACCAGACCAACGCCGTTCCCATACTTAATCTGGAGCAGAAGATTGCCAGCCTTTCTCTGGGGGCCAGCCAGTCCATCCTGTTTGACAGCCTCCTCAACAAATACACTACGGTCACTAGCCTTAATGGCGAATCTTTGGCCAAGGACACCTTGACCCTGGGCTTGGCGGGCTATCTGGCTCCCTATAAAAAGGTCATTGTGCAGATTCCCGCCGAGGAACTACAGTATCTGCCCAACCTTAGCCTTCTAAAAAGACTGCAAGCCCAGCGCAAGCTTCTGTTGGCGGTATATGGCAAAAAAGAACTATTACCACTGGCAGACGCCATTATGGCACCCATGGTTTGGACCGAGGAAGAATCACCGGCCTCTGCCCATTACGTGGCCCAGATTTTCTTTGGTGGTACAGCCGCTCAGGCAAAACTGGATAGAACCTATTCTCAAAAATACCAGCAGGGCCTAGGAGCCACCACTCAAATCTCTCGGTTAACCTACGGCGTACCAGAAGAACTGGGCATCAACAGCTCAGATTTACAACAGCCCATAGATGCCATTGTGGGTGAGGCCATTCAACAAAAGGCTACGCCCGGGGCTGTGGTCATGGTGGTGAAAGACGGGACCGTTATTTTTAACAAGGCATACGGTTCTCATACGTATGACAATTCTGAACCCACGCAGGTAGATGACATTTTTGACTTGGCTTCTCTCACCAAGACGTCTGCTTCTACGGTGGCGCTCATGCAATTGTATGACCACAAGAAAGTAGACTTGAACGCGCCTTTGGGTACCTATATTCCATCTGTGGGGCAAACGAACAAAGCGTCGCTTAAGGTGAAGCAGGTGCTATTGCATGAGTCTGGGCTTCCGGCAGGAGTGTCGCTTCCGGTAGGGGCGCAGGATTTGCAGAAAAGCCCATCAGAACAATTCTCTGTGCAGCTAGCCGACAGTCTTTTCCTGAGCAAGGACTATTTCAAAGAGGTGCTGTGGCCGCGCATGGTGCAATCTAAACTGCAAACTCCGGGCAAATATGTGTACTCAGACCTGACCATGTATTTCATGAAAGAGGTGATTGAACGGCAAGCCAAGGCCCCCCTTCAGGAGTATGTGCAGCAAGAATTTTACGCGCCGCTGGGCATGCAGACCGCTGGGTACTTGCCTTTACTGCGCTTTGAAAAATCCCGCATTGTGCCCACGGAAAAGGATACCTATTTCAGGAAGACGTTGTTGCAGGGCTATGTGCATGATGGTGGTGCGGCCAGAGTAGGTGGTATTGCTGGGCATGCTGGTTTGTTTGGGACGGCCAATGACATGGCTATTCTGCACCAAATGCTTTTGAACAAAGGAAGTTACGGCAACCAACAATACATCAGTCCAGAAACCGTGGAATTGTTCACCAGCCGTCAGTCTTCCGTGAGCAGGAGAGGCTTGGGTTTTGACCGCTGGGACCCAGACACCAGCAAGCATTATCCGTCGCAGTTGGCCTCTTCCCAAACGTATGGCCATACTGGGTATACCGGCACTTGTGTTTGGGTAGATCCGGCGCGTAACCTGGTGTATATTTTCCTGTCCAACCGGGTATATCCTTCTGTGTCCAACAAGCTGAACACCCTAAAGATCAGACCTCGCATTCAGGACGCTATCTACAAAGCTCTTGATAAAGCAAATCCAACAGCGGACATGGGTTCCTAG
- the thpR gene encoding RNA 2',3'-cyclic phosphodiesterase has protein sequence MQEHLRLFVAVPLPNNLLDYLLSAREAFDSNAIRMVPAQNLHLTLFFIGNVPAIKEIPIINHLKEIAQQYQPFTLTLEQLEPGPKRSAPRLIWARFQALAAFEKLSLDLANVFSPNPSKHDKFIPHVTVCRFKKEIRPAHNMPLVQPSEKLMFPVKSLALWQSVLGSPHPVYTVVQEFPLGKQPRQGDLT, from the coding sequence ATGCAAGAACACCTCAGGCTATTTGTGGCAGTTCCCTTGCCCAATAATTTATTGGACTACCTATTATCCGCCAGGGAAGCCTTTGATTCTAATGCTATAAGAATGGTGCCGGCTCAGAACTTACACCTGACGCTTTTCTTTATTGGCAATGTTCCAGCAATTAAGGAGATTCCAATAATAAACCACCTGAAAGAAATTGCCCAGCAGTATCAACCGTTTACCTTGACATTGGAACAACTAGAACCTGGGCCAAAACGCTCTGCCCCCAGATTAATCTGGGCGCGCTTTCAGGCCTTAGCAGCCTTTGAGAAATTGAGTCTTGACCTAGCTAATGTCTTTTCTCCAAATCCGTCAAAGCATGATAAATTCATTCCGCATGTGACGGTTTGCCGTTTCAAGAAAGAAATACGTCCGGCTCACAATATGCCTTTGGTTCAGCCATCAGAAAAGCTAATGTTTCCGGTAAAGTCCTTGGCGCTGTGGCAATCAGTGCTGGGTTCTCCGCATCCGGTGTACACCGTGGTGCAGGAGTTTCCCTTGGGGAAGCAGCCACGACAAGGTGATTTAACGTAA
- a CDS encoding Mut7-C ubiquitin/RNAse domain-containing protein, with protein sequence MTTRMQQEAAFSFKGRLQDFLRKHQQGSSPLAYFFSGRPSVKDAMEALGVPHLEVGLIHLNGRSVSFQEPLTHGALLEVIPVDWKAPSTGSQLQTALPDPLIFLLDVHLGKLARQLRLLGFDAHYATHATDAELADLAQKEQRIVLTRDVGLLKRKAIIWGYWLRSQDPKIQLLEVLAFLRISKISFRPFTRCMACNSLLQKVSKPSVRAHLQQKTERYFDEFYQCTGCQKVYWKGSHYEKMEAFLQELTVLRKDGE encoded by the coding sequence ATGACTACGCGAATGCAACAAGAGGCCGCCTTCTCGTTTAAGGGTCGCTTGCAGGATTTCCTCAGGAAACACCAGCAGGGCAGTAGCCCCCTTGCTTACTTTTTTAGTGGTAGACCTTCCGTGAAAGATGCCATGGAAGCCCTGGGCGTGCCGCACCTAGAAGTGGGTTTGATACACCTAAACGGAAGAAGCGTTTCCTTTCAAGAGCCTTTAACTCATGGCGCTTTACTAGAAGTGATTCCCGTTGATTGGAAAGCGCCTTCCACTGGTAGCCAACTGCAAACTGCATTACCAGACCCATTGATTTTTCTGCTGGATGTGCATCTGGGGAAACTGGCCCGGCAGTTGCGACTGCTGGGATTTGATGCCCACTATGCCACGCATGCCACTGACGCGGAGCTGGCCGATCTGGCACAAAAAGAGCAGAGAATAGTACTGACCAGAGACGTAGGCCTTCTGAAGCGAAAAGCCATAATTTGGGGTTACTGGCTCCGGTCCCAAGACCCAAAGATTCAACTGCTAGAAGTGTTGGCCTTCTTAAGGATTTCAAAAATTTCTTTCCGGCCTTTCACCCGGTGCATGGCTTGCAACAGCCTGCTGCAAAAAGTATCTAAGCCATCTGTAAGGGCTCATCTCCAACAAAAAACCGAGCGGTACTTTGATGAGTTTTACCAATGCACAGGCTGCCAGAAGGTTTATTGGAAAGGGTCGCATTATGAAAAGATGGAAGCTTTTCTTCAGGAACTGACGGTTCTCCGGAAAGATGGAGAATGA
- a CDS encoding pseudouridine synthase has translation MSELPLPHRHFILHKPFGYLSQFIGNPKNKKLLGHLYDFPAGTMAIGRLDQDSEGLLLLTTDGKMSEHVRSSKVQKEYYAQVDGLITPEAIAQLQAGGIEIAHEKQPYFTLPCQACALVPAPEFPERSRRVRDDRHGPTSWVSITLTEGKNRQVRKMTAAVGFPTLRLIRVRIGAITLDTMPVGEVLEVGDFLLSPELSGL, from the coding sequence TTGTCTGAGTTACCGCTTCCGCACCGCCATTTTATTTTGCACAAGCCCTTCGGGTACCTGAGCCAGTTCATCGGCAATCCTAAAAACAAGAAACTGCTGGGTCATTTGTATGACTTCCCGGCGGGGACCATGGCCATCGGCCGCCTGGACCAGGACAGTGAAGGCCTGCTCTTGCTCACCACAGACGGCAAAATGAGTGAGCACGTGCGCAGCTCAAAAGTACAGAAAGAATACTACGCCCAGGTAGACGGCCTCATCACCCCAGAGGCTATTGCCCAGCTACAGGCCGGCGGTATTGAGATTGCCCATGAGAAACAGCCGTACTTCACCTTGCCCTGTCAGGCTTGCGCCTTGGTTCCGGCCCCTGAGTTTCCAGAACGCAGCCGGCGCGTGCGCGATGACCGCCACGGCCCCACCAGCTGGGTGTCTATTACCCTCACCGAAGGCAAGAACCGCCAGGTCCGCAAAATGACCGCAGCCGTGGGCTTTCCTACGCTAAGGTTGATAAGGGTAAGGATTGGCGCCATTACTTTGGACACCATGCCGGTAGGAGAAGTGCTGGAAGTAGGAGACTTTCTACTCTCGCCAGAATTGTCTGGGCTGTAG
- a CDS encoding ABC transporter ATP-binding protein, which translates to MNVLDLKSISLFKGDKCVLNNLNLNIHKKEICCLLGRNGAGKSSLFKTIFGIYKPQSGVIYLNGVEVSPKNRDQYLNKVGALIEGAALYEHLTGYENLDFVRRYFTGEKSRIIELLDLVGLMPDKDKKTKYYSSGMKQRLGLAMALFHKPSLVILDEPTNALDPEGISEFRSLVKRLNKVEGVSFLISTHQLEEAGYYKDHILILKEGKLVFDNALQDIQALRILPHQTYPHVAEELQDQCYWREDEAFTLLKAPLTEFPLLWDELNAPSLEDIYLAIHQQKSHATHELLSY; encoded by the coding sequence ATGAATGTATTGGATTTAAAAAGCATTTCCTTGTTTAAAGGAGATAAATGTGTCTTGAATAATTTAAATTTAAATATTCATAAAAAAGAAATTTGTTGCCTTTTAGGGCGCAATGGGGCAGGTAAGTCATCTTTGTTTAAAACCATATTCGGGATATACAAGCCGCAAAGCGGTGTCATTTACTTAAATGGCGTTGAAGTTAGCCCCAAAAACAGGGACCAATACCTAAATAAGGTGGGTGCTCTTATTGAAGGAGCCGCTTTGTATGAACACTTGACCGGTTATGAGAATTTAGACTTTGTAAGAAGGTATTTCACGGGAGAGAAAAGCAGAATAATAGAGTTGTTGGATTTGGTGGGGCTTATGCCAGACAAAGACAAGAAAACTAAATACTACTCTTCGGGCATGAAGCAACGGTTGGGTTTGGCCATGGCTCTATTTCACAAACCATCTCTGGTGATTTTGGATGAGCCCACCAATGCCCTGGACCCCGAAGGCATCTCTGAGTTCAGGAGTTTGGTAAAACGGTTGAACAAAGTAGAAGGCGTGAGTTTTTTGATAAGTACTCATCAGCTAGAGGAAGCAGGCTATTACAAAGACCACATCCTTATCCTAAAAGAGGGGAAACTGGTATTTGATAATGCCCTTCAAGATATTCAAGCGCTAAGAATATTACCGCATCAAACATATCCGCATGTAGCCGAAGAGTTGCAAGACCAATGTTATTGGCGAGAGGACGAGGCGTTTACTTTATTAAAGGCGCCCCTGACAGAATTTCCATTGCTGTGGGATGAATTAAATGCCCCAAGCCTTGAAGACATTTATTTAGCCATACACCAGCAGAAAAGCCACGCCACGCATGAACTACTTTCCTATTGA
- the treY gene encoding malto-oligosyltrehalose synthase — MHNPVATYRLQFHKEFTFEDFERIMPYLQKLGVSTIYASPIFEATPGSTHGYDGTNPHRINPEIGTEEQLKTLTNTLKEQGISWLQDIVPNHMAFHPFNPFLMDVLEKGPMSLYYNFFDINWASALYQGRVMVPFLGAPLEQVIQNKELKIAYNQGQQRWVCQYYDSAFPLNPNSYLTILKGASQPNQALTQLLLKLQEIHQEEEPKAFALQWTEFQQQLASLMKNESVRTAVEESLNTINNDPEKLQQLTEQQVYQLCYWQETDYQINFRRFFTVNGLICLNIQEPEVFNVYHHYIKQLLDDGVFQGLRIDHVDGLYDPTGYLRQLRELAGEETYIAVEKILEPGEQMPKQWPIQGNTGYDFLAYVNNLFTYQPGQEAFDKLYQHVVGESAPVHEQIQEKKSYILHQHMAGELKNLYQLFLELRLVEEGVLSCVPGEKLKAAIAEFLVQCPVYRYYGNQMPLDGEEAQAVQTIFHHIRESQPDLTGAVELLERTLLSAAPEGEDDTYWQRSQRFYQRLMQFTGPIMAKGVEDTIMYTFNRFVGHNEVGDAPDAFGMSAQEFHQIMQNRQQNWPLSLNGTSTHDTKRGEDVRARLNVLTEFADEWTTAVQEWRVLNADLKQNNMPDANDEYLIYQTMLGAFPMPGQDEDDFENRVQEYLQKALREAKVNSNWTTPNEEYEAAAKSFVVKLLDKSRPFFGSFEKFRQKTTDFGIVKSLSQVLLKFTAPGVPDVYQGTELWDFSLVDPDNRRPVDFEKRQTWLEELDNTDLNRLEAQWADLWENRYDARIKLWLTKTLFNERKNNADVFTKGAYFPLDVEGECKDHVLAFARKHLHTWYLMAVPLHLAALAKAQGVEKLEDIDWKDTKVVLPEDAPKDWQDTLLRIDGSYAHELLVKDLFGVFPLALLKLKARNERGAGILLHISSLPSSFGIGDLGPEARNFANFLHASNQKYWQLLPLNPVEEGQGYSPYSSISSRAGNPLLISPELLAREGLLATEQLPNYHLPQTGSVDYEQAKRVKEELLEKAWQTFRSGDFQTLQQQFMAFCGSEAGWLHDFALYVLLKDQNDGGAWFQWEDKFKQRNPEALEQLAKDHAQALEKTKWVQFLFHKQWTQLRTYCNNRGIQMFGDMPFYISYDSVDVWSNREIFAVDAGGNMTGVAGVPPDNFSEDGQLWGMPVFKWEVLKEQDYSWWMGRLRKNMELYDLVRLDHFRAFADYWEVPAGEETAKNGEWKQGPGADFFTFAEKELGSLPFIAEDLGEINDQVLKLRDDFNLPGMKILQFAWGEEMPQNDYMPHNYARNFIAYTGTHDNNTTLGWYRQEGKPHHQQIEHYVGRGLSEADIYWVMARLAYASVAKTAILPMQDVLGIDEQGRMNTPGQAQGNWGWRLMPGQINKQTKNQLKEWTIIFNRET; from the coding sequence ATGCACAATCCAGTTGCTACCTACCGCTTGCAGTTTCACAAGGAATTTACCTTTGAAGACTTTGAGCGCATCATGCCTTATTTACAAAAACTGGGAGTGAGTACCATCTATGCCTCGCCCATTTTTGAAGCCACGCCCGGAAGCACGCATGGGTATGACGGTACTAATCCGCATCGCATTAACCCAGAAATTGGTACCGAAGAGCAGCTGAAAACCTTAACAAATACTTTAAAAGAGCAGGGAATCAGCTGGCTGCAGGACATAGTGCCCAATCACATGGCCTTCCATCCCTTCAACCCCTTCCTGATGGATGTGCTGGAAAAAGGCCCTATGAGTCTGTATTATAATTTCTTTGATATTAACTGGGCAAGCGCGCTGTACCAAGGCCGGGTGATGGTACCGTTTTTAGGAGCTCCCTTGGAACAGGTTATCCAGAACAAAGAGCTGAAAATTGCCTATAACCAAGGACAGCAGCGATGGGTGTGTCAATACTATGACAGTGCCTTTCCGTTGAATCCTAATTCCTATTTGACCATTTTAAAAGGAGCATCCCAGCCGAATCAAGCCCTCACGCAACTGCTATTAAAACTGCAAGAAATACATCAGGAAGAGGAGCCGAAAGCCTTTGCTCTTCAATGGACCGAGTTTCAGCAGCAACTGGCGTCCTTGATGAAAAACGAATCTGTCAGGACCGCGGTGGAGGAAAGCCTGAATACCATTAATAACGACCCAGAAAAGCTGCAACAGCTGACAGAGCAACAGGTCTACCAACTCTGCTACTGGCAGGAAACGGACTATCAAATAAATTTCAGAAGGTTCTTCACCGTGAATGGTTTGATCTGTTTGAACATACAAGAACCAGAGGTTTTCAACGTATATCACCATTACATCAAGCAACTACTGGACGATGGCGTTTTCCAGGGTTTGCGCATTGACCATGTAGATGGCTTGTATGACCCCACCGGTTACTTGCGGCAACTACGCGAATTAGCCGGCGAGGAAACCTACATTGCCGTGGAAAAAATTCTGGAACCCGGTGAGCAAATGCCCAAACAATGGCCCATCCAGGGCAACACCGGCTATGATTTTCTGGCTTACGTGAACAACCTGTTTACCTACCAGCCAGGACAAGAGGCGTTTGATAAACTTTACCAGCACGTAGTGGGTGAAAGCGCGCCCGTGCACGAACAGATTCAGGAAAAGAAATCTTACATCCTGCACCAGCACATGGCCGGCGAGCTGAAAAACCTATACCAGTTGTTTTTGGAACTGCGCTTGGTGGAGGAAGGCGTATTGAGTTGCGTTCCCGGAGAGAAGTTGAAAGCCGCTATTGCCGAGTTTCTGGTGCAGTGCCCGGTGTACAGATATTATGGTAACCAGATGCCGCTGGATGGGGAAGAGGCGCAGGCAGTTCAGACTATTTTCCACCATATTCGCGAGAGCCAACCTGACTTGACAGGGGCGGTAGAACTACTGGAGAGAACACTTTTAAGCGCGGCACCCGAAGGAGAAGATGATACCTATTGGCAGCGGTCGCAGCGGTTCTATCAGCGCCTCATGCAGTTCACGGGGCCCATCATGGCTAAAGGCGTGGAAGACACCATCATGTACACCTTCAACCGCTTCGTTGGTCATAATGAGGTAGGAGATGCACCAGACGCGTTTGGGATGAGCGCGCAAGAGTTCCACCAAATCATGCAGAACCGACAGCAAAACTGGCCGCTGTCGCTCAATGGAACCTCTACTCATGATACCAAGCGAGGTGAAGACGTACGGGCCCGCCTAAATGTGCTTACTGAATTCGCAGATGAATGGACGACAGCCGTACAGGAATGGCGCGTACTTAACGCCGACCTGAAGCAGAACAACATGCCCGACGCGAATGACGAGTACCTCATCTACCAAACCATGCTGGGCGCATTTCCTATGCCGGGGCAGGACGAGGATGACTTTGAGAACCGCGTGCAGGAATACCTCCAAAAAGCCCTGAGAGAGGCAAAAGTCAACTCTAACTGGACTACGCCGAATGAGGAATATGAAGCTGCGGCCAAATCCTTTGTCGTGAAGCTCTTGGACAAGAGTCGTCCGTTTTTTGGCAGTTTTGAGAAATTCAGGCAAAAAACGACAGACTTCGGGATTGTGAAATCACTAAGCCAGGTTCTTTTGAAGTTCACTGCGCCGGGCGTGCCAGATGTGTACCAGGGCACCGAGCTGTGGGATTTCAGCCTGGTAGACCCAGACAACCGCCGACCGGTAGATTTTGAGAAACGGCAAACGTGGTTGGAAGAACTGGACAATACAGACTTGAACAGACTGGAGGCACAATGGGCAGACCTTTGGGAGAACCGCTATGACGCCCGCATCAAACTTTGGCTCACAAAAACGTTGTTCAATGAGCGCAAGAACAATGCAGATGTATTCACCAAGGGCGCCTACTTTCCCCTGGACGTGGAAGGTGAGTGTAAAGACCACGTGCTTGCCTTCGCCCGGAAACATTTGCACACCTGGTACCTGATGGCGGTTCCGTTGCATCTGGCCGCGCTGGCCAAGGCGCAAGGCGTGGAGAAACTGGAAGACATAGACTGGAAAGATACCAAAGTCGTGCTTCCGGAGGATGCGCCCAAAGATTGGCAGGATACGTTGTTGCGTATTGACGGTAGTTACGCCCATGAACTCCTTGTGAAAGACCTGTTTGGGGTGTTCCCATTGGCGCTGCTTAAACTAAAAGCCAGGAATGAGCGCGGAGCGGGTATTCTGTTGCACATCAGTTCGTTGCCTTCGTCGTTTGGGATAGGCGATTTGGGCCCCGAGGCACGAAACTTCGCCAACTTTCTACACGCCAGCAATCAGAAATATTGGCAGCTGCTGCCGCTCAACCCTGTTGAGGAGGGCCAGGGCTATTCGCCGTACAGTTCCATCTCCAGCCGGGCCGGGAACCCACTGCTCATTTCGCCGGAGTTGCTTGCCAGAGAAGGTCTTCTAGCCACTGAGCAACTACCGAACTACCATCTTCCGCAGACTGGCAGCGTGGATTATGAACAGGCCAAACGGGTAAAAGAAGAGCTGCTGGAGAAGGCTTGGCAAACATTCAGGTCGGGTGATTTCCAAACATTGCAACAACAGTTTATGGCTTTTTGCGGTTCTGAGGCGGGCTGGCTTCATGACTTTGCGCTGTATGTCCTGCTCAAAGACCAGAATGACGGCGGCGCGTGGTTCCAGTGGGAGGACAAATTTAAGCAGCGAAACCCCGAAGCGCTGGAACAATTAGCGAAAGACCATGCCCAGGCCCTGGAGAAAACCAAATGGGTGCAGTTCCTCTTCCATAAACAATGGACTCAGCTGCGCACCTACTGCAACAACCGCGGCATTCAGATGTTCGGGGATATGCCGTTTTACATCAGTTATGACAGCGTGGACGTGTGGAGCAACCGGGAGATTTTTGCCGTGGATGCTGGTGGGAACATGACGGGTGTGGCCGGCGTTCCGCCAGACAATTTCTCTGAGGACGGGCAGCTGTGGGGCATGCCCGTGTTTAAATGGGAGGTGCTCAAAGAACAGGACTACAGCTGGTGGATGGGACGCCTGCGCAAGAACATGGAGCTCTATGATCTGGTGCGGCTGGACCATTTCAGGGCTTTCGCAGATTACTGGGAGGTGCCCGCCGGGGAAGAGACCGCCAAAAACGGCGAGTGGAAGCAAGGGCCGGGAGCAGATTTTTTCACTTTTGCAGAGAAGGAGTTGGGAAGCCTGCCATTTATTGCCGAGGACCTAGGCGAAATCAACGACCAGGTTTTGAAACTGCGCGACGATTTTAACCTGCCGGGCATGAAGATCCTGCAGTTTGCCTGGGGCGAGGAGATGCCGCAGAATGACTACATGCCGCACAACTACGCCCGCAACTTCATTGCCTACACCGGTACCCATGACAACAACACCACGCTGGGCTGGTACCGCCAAGAGGGCAAGCCGCATCATCAGCAGATAGAGCACTACGTAGGCCGTGGCTTAAGCGAAGCAGACATCTACTGGGTTATGGCCCGTCTGGCGTATGCGTCCGTCGCAAAAACGGCCATCCTGCCCATGCAGGACGTGTTGGGCATTGATGAGCAAGGCCGCATGAACACCCCCGGCCAGGCCCAGGGCAACTGGGGCTGGCGGTTGATGCCCGGCCAGATAAACAAACAAACCAAGAATCAGTTGAAGGAGTGGACTATTATATTTAATCGAGAAACTTAA
- the msrA gene encoding peptide-methionine (S)-S-oxide reductase MsrA, with protein MENSASQDKKEVEVATFAGGCFWCMVKPFHKYEGVLEVVSGYTGGHVPNPTYEQVCSETTGHYEAVQVTFDPRIISYPEILDIFWQSVDPTDAGGQFGDRGSSYKTAIFYHSEKQQEQAQASKEKTQQSGPFQMPLVTPILPAQEFYPAEEYHQDYYKKNPSHYGRYFVGSGRAGFLERHWKKNQE; from the coding sequence ATGGAAAATTCAGCTTCACAGGATAAGAAAGAAGTAGAAGTAGCCACTTTTGCGGGTGGTTGTTTTTGGTGTATGGTTAAACCCTTTCATAAATATGAGGGCGTGCTGGAAGTAGTCTCTGGTTACACTGGCGGGCATGTGCCCAATCCCACGTATGAGCAGGTCTGTTCAGAGACTACCGGGCATTATGAAGCCGTGCAGGTCACCTTTGATCCCCGTATTATTTCGTACCCAGAAATTCTGGACATATTCTGGCAGAGCGTAGACCCAACAGACGCAGGAGGGCAGTTCGGGGACCGAGGCTCTTCTTACAAGACGGCTATTTTCTACCACTCAGAAAAACAGCAGGAACAGGCCCAGGCCTCCAAAGAAAAGACGCAGCAATCGGGGCCGTTTCAAATGCCGTTGGTGACGCCTATTTTGCCCGCTCAAGAATTCTACCCCGCCGAGGAATACCACCAGGACTATTACAAAAAGAATCCCAGCCATTACGGTAGATACTTTGTAGGCTCAGGCCGCGCTGGTTTCCTGGAAAGACACTGGAAGAAAAACCAGGAATAG
- a CDS encoding outer membrane beta-barrel protein — translation MKKYLFFFLLALCTQTSFGQNLASTEEEPYYFDEYDGWYVKLGLNVAGVRGLGGQQNEVERIKGFAAGLGYTRQLSSRDNLWLSVEAQVAQQGFKFKFAHLASDPEYLRVTYFNLPVLVRYFPLQEHQYFYVGAGPQVGFRMTGQIQQRAGGTLEVQDEAFSNVDISGVLAVGAHIKHLPSAGAEVRYQYGFSKFVNPIPEARHSVFQVNVFFPAQVISNLFGGALFPPLRLR, via the coding sequence ATGAAGAAGTATCTTTTCTTTTTTCTGCTTGCTTTGTGTACGCAGACCTCCTTTGGCCAAAACCTAGCTAGTACAGAAGAAGAGCCCTACTATTTTGATGAATATGATGGCTGGTATGTGAAACTTGGGTTAAACGTAGCAGGCGTGAGAGGATTGGGCGGGCAGCAAAATGAAGTAGAGCGAATTAAGGGATTTGCCGCTGGCTTGGGCTATACCCGCCAATTAAGTAGTAGAGACAACCTTTGGCTCTCTGTTGAAGCCCAAGTTGCGCAACAGGGCTTCAAGTTTAAATTTGCCCACCTTGCTTCAGATCCAGAGTACCTGAGGGTCACCTATTTCAACCTGCCGGTGCTGGTGCGTTATTTCCCTTTGCAGGAACACCAATATTTTTATGTAGGCGCGGGGCCGCAGGTGGGTTTTAGAATGACGGGCCAAATTCAGCAGAGAGCCGGCGGTACCTTAGAGGTGCAAGACGAAGCCTTCTCCAACGTAGACATTAGCGGGGTGCTGGCCGTGGGTGCGCATATAAAGCATCTCCCAAGCGCTGGGGCCGAGGTGCGGTACCAGTACGGTTTCTCAAAGTTCGTCAATCCCATTCCAGAGGCCAGGCATTCTGTATTTCAGGTGAACGTTTTCTTTCCGGCTCAGGTGATAAGTAATTTGTTCGGCGGAGCCTTGTTTCCTCCCTTGCGCCTCAGGTAA